In Gemmatimonas sp., one DNA window encodes the following:
- a CDS encoding glyoxalase superfamily protein — translation MPMERAVPVLPVDDLRRAREFYVDKLGFTPTFEASEDGRTGLLGVARGSIAITLDCPMEGHGRNACVSLEVADADQYFREWNGRVPLRRPPHDEDWGARTFDLEDPFGNTIFVMGPIAAAG, via the coding sequence CGCAGTCCCTGTGCTCCCGGTCGATGACCTACGCCGCGCGCGCGAGTTCTACGTGGACAAGCTCGGATTCACACCCACGTTCGAGGCCAGCGAGGACGGGCGCACGGGCTTGCTCGGCGTCGCGCGCGGGAGCATCGCGATCACGCTCGATTGCCCGATGGAGGGGCACGGACGCAACGCGTGCGTGTCACTCGAGGTCGCGGACGCCGATCAGTACTTCCGCGAGTGGAACGGTCGCGTGCCGCTTCGCCGCCCGCCGCACGACGAGGACTGGGGCGCGCGGACGTTCGACCTTGAAGATCCCTTCGGCAACACCATTTTCGTGATGGGGCCAATCGCGGCCGCTGGGTAG